From the Paenibacillus sp. R14(2021) genome, the window ATTCGTGCCGATCATACTGGCTCCACAGCAGAAGCTCATGCCAGACTCCCTCCTTAACCTCCATTACCTCAATCCAATCCAACTTGAAACATGGTTTAACTTATTCGCCTTTTGAAGGCAAAATTCCTGCTGCCTCTTCCCTAAAGTGTATAGAAAAACCCGGGATCTGTGAAGACCCCGGGTTTGCCTAATCTTGCTATTCTTATTTCGCAACCAGGTTTTTGTCGCCTGGTTTCCAGTTCATTGCGCACAGACCGCCGGATTGCAGAGCTTGCAATACGCGGAGTGTTTCTTCAACGGAACGGCCAACGTCGTTGTGGTTAACGACTTGGTATTTAAGTTCGCCTTCCGGATCGATGATGAACAGGCCGCGGAGCGCAACGCCTTCTTCTTCGATCAATACACCGTAGTCGCGTGCTGCGGATTTCGTGATGTCGGCAGCAAGCGGGAAGTTCAGCTTGCCAAGACCGTTGTCGTTAACAGGCGTGTTGATCCATGCACGGTGGCTGTGCTTGCTGTCTACGCTGACGCCGAGGATTTCCGTGTTCAGCTTGCTGAATTCTTCGGCTGCCAAGCTGAGCGCCGTAATTTCAGTCGGGCAAATGAATGTGAAGTCAAGCGGATAGAAGAAAAGGACCAGCCATTTACCTTTGTAATCGGAAAGTGCTGCCGTGCTAAAATCTTGACCATTTCCTGTTGCCGTTTCCAGCGAGAAATCAGGAGCCGGACGACCTACCAAACGTTCTGCCATTTGTGAAACCTCCTAAATGTTTTTGCGCGCTCCATCAAATAGACCTTTCTAAAATCTATCCGTCAAGCATGCGCAGCATATCGATTGAGAATGAAATTCAATTAGAATCTATGCCTCAAATGATACCAATAGTTTGGAACGAAGTCAATATTAAAACAATTAGTTATTTATAACTATTCTAAATTACTTCACCATCGCAGCAACGATCAAATCGCCCATTGCCGTCGTTCCGATCGCTTTGCTCTTATCTACGGCAATGTCTCCCGTGCGATGTCCCGCATCCAGCACAGATTTAACCGCATCCTCGATGCATTGTGCCGCTTCCGCATAACCGAATGTCAAACGGAACATCAGCGCAACGGACAGGATTGTAGCGATTGGGTTGGAAATGCCTTGGCCGGCGATGTCAGGCGCCGAGCCGTGTACCGGCTCATACAAACCGAAGCTGCCTTCTCCAAGCGAAGCGGAGGAAAGCATGCCGATGGAGCCTGTCAGCATCGCTGCCTCGTCGCTGATGATGTCGCCGAACATGTTCTCCGTTACGATAACGTCGAAGCTCGAAGGACGGCGCAGCAGCTGCATCGCACAGTTGTCGACCAATACGTGCTCGAGCTCAACATCCGGATATTCAACGGCGATCCGGTTCACGACTTCACGCCATAGGCGCGAAGTTTCAAGTACGTTCGCTTTGTCGACAGACGCCAGCTTCTTGCGGCGAGTGCGGGCGATTTCGAAGCCTTGGCGCGCGATACGCTCGATTTCCGTTACGTTATATACGCAGGTATCGACCGCTTCTTCACCGAACTCTCCTTCGCGGCGGAACTTCTCGCCGAAGTAAATGCCCCCCGTCAATTCGCGCACGACGATCAGGTCCGTGCCGTCCAGCACTTCAGGCTTCAGCGTGGAAGCTTCTTTCAAGCAATCGAATACGTTCGCCGGGCGGATGTTCGAGAACAAGCCAAGCGCTTTGCGGATGCCGAGCAAGCCTGTTTCAGGACGAAGCTCTTTCGAGTTGTTGTCCCACTTCGGACCGCCTACCGCGCCGAGCAGAACGGCATCGGCGCTTTTGCAAATATCGAGCGTTTCTTGCGGAAGCGGCGTGCCTTTCTCATCGATGGCAATTCCGCCGAACAAGCCGTGCTCGGTTTCGAATTGATAGCCGAACAATTCCTCCGTTTTCTTAAGT encodes:
- a CDS encoding peroxiredoxin; translated protein: MAERLVGRPAPDFSLETATGNGQDFSTAALSDYKGKWLVLFFYPLDFTFICPTEITALSLAAEEFSKLNTEILGVSVDSKHSHRAWINTPVNDNGLGKLNFPLAADITKSAARDYGVLIEEEGVALRGLFIIDPEGELKYQVVNHNDVGRSVEETLRVLQALQSGGLCAMNWKPGDKNLVAK
- the leuB gene encoding 3-isopropylmalate dehydrogenase, with product MADVKKIAVIPGDGIGPEVVGEALKVLKKTEELFGYQFETEHGLFGGIAIDEKGTPLPQETLDICKSADAVLLGAVGGPKWDNNSKELRPETGLLGIRKALGLFSNIRPANVFDCLKEASTLKPEVLDGTDLIVVRELTGGIYFGEKFRREGEFGEEAVDTCVYNVTEIERIARQGFEIARTRRKKLASVDKANVLETSRLWREVVNRIAVEYPDVELEHVLVDNCAMQLLRRPSSFDVIVTENMFGDIISDEAAMLTGSIGMLSSASLGEGSFGLYEPVHGSAPDIAGQGISNPIATILSVALMFRLTFGYAEAAQCIEDAVKSVLDAGHRTGDIAVDKSKAIGTTAMGDLIVAAMVK